Genomic DNA from Taurinivorans muris:
CACGTACGCTTTGCAGTATTCCCGCCGCAAGATGGGTTTTAAGCACGTCCTGTTCGGCGCTGAGAGGATTGATGATGTTCACCCGGTCTTCTTTCGGAAGATTGAGCATGTCCAAATCATTGTTGCCGACGAAGCTGTAATTGATGGCTTCGTTCATGCCAAGACCCGCAAGGAAATGTTTAGCGCGCATGATGAAATGGTGCTGTCCTTCGGTTTTTCCGCAGTGTTCCAACGTATGGGAAAGTTTCGGCAATGTTGACGGCATATTGTCTATGCCGTTGAAAATCGCTATTTCTTCAACCAAATCAGCCTCGCGGGTCAAATCATAGCGTCGGCCCGGAGCGTATACGGTCCATTCCTCTTTGCTTGTTTTTTCAATTTTGCAGTCAAGAGCGAGCAGCGTTTTTTCGCAAAAATCTTCGCTTATCGGCATGCCGAGTATAAATTCCGGACGGCTTGGGCGGAAAGAAATCCTTGCGGGGGAAAACGGTTTCGGTTCCGCTTTGCAAATGCCTTTGCGCACCGTTCCTTTGGCATATGTTTGCATGAGATAAGCCGCCTTATCAAGGGCATAAGCCATGCCTTCATGGTCGACCCCGCGTTCAAAGCGGTAGCTTGCGTCGGAATTTAAACCCAAGCGGCGTGCGGTACGGCGGATGGAGGCGGGTTTAAACAACGCGCATTCAAGGAACACGTTTTTGCTCGTGCTTGAAATTTCCGTATCAAGTCCGCCCATGACACCGGCTAACGCAATGGCGTTTTCGGCGTCGCAGATAAGACCGTCGCTTTCTTTGAGGGTTCGCTCCTGACCGTCCAAGGTGGTGAATTTTTGTCCTTCCTTTGCGGATTGGATGATGATTTTGCCGCCTTTCAGGGTGTCGGCGTCAAAAGCATGGAGTGGCTGACCCAATTCCATAAGAATATAGTTCGTCACGTCCACAAGATTGGAAATAGGGCGCAGACCGGCGGCGTGCAGACGGTAGCGTATCCAATAGGGGGATTTTTCCGTTGTGCAGTTTTCAAGAACACGTCCGCAATAACAAGGGCAAAAGTCGGGATTTTTGATTTCAATGGCGTATTCGCCGGAGCAGTCGGCGCCGTGTTCCTCAAGCTTAAATTCGGGCGGTGTCAGAGGCAAGCCATATGCGGCGGCAACCAAGCGGGCAATGCCGAGCACGGAAAGACAGTCGGCGCGGTTCGGGGTGATGCTGAGGTCGAGAACTTCGGTATCCATTTCCATGGCTTTCACAAAACTTGAGCCGACTTTAAACGGATTGCCGTGCCTGTCCGTTTCAGGAAGAACCAAAATACCGGAATGGTCGTCGCTCAGTCCCATTTCCCGTTCAGAGCAGATCATGCCATTGGAAGGCACGCCGCGGAGCTTTGCTTTTTTTATTTGAAATCCGCCGGGCATGGTTGAGCCGACAGGGGCGACGACAACAAGCTGTCCTTTCGCCACATTGGGGGCGCCGCAAACAATGGTGACGGGTTCTTCGCCGCCTAAATCAACGGAGCAAACATGCAAATGGTCGGAATCAGGGTGGTCTTCGCAGGTGAGCACGCGTCCGAGCACCATTTCACGGATTTCATGGAACGGATGGACAATTTCTTCAAGTTCCAGTCCGAGCATGGTGAGGCGTTCGCCCAGTTCTTCCGCGCTTCCTGCGTACGGCACAAATTCCCGAAGCCAATTTAAACTCAATAACATACGATATTCCTTATATTAAAAGAGATTATGCCCCCGTGAACTGGGACAAGTATCTCATATCATTTTCAAAGTTAATACGTAAATCAGTAATGCCGTATTTGAGCATGGCAATACGTTCCACACCGAGTCCGAAAGCGAAGCCCGTAATTTCTTTCGGGTCGTAGCCGACAGATTCAAAAACGGCGGGGTCGACCATGCCGGCGCCTAAGATCTCGAGCCAGCCGGTGGTTTTGCAGATACGGCAGGGGGAGCCGTCTGCCAAATGTCCTTTGCCTGCGCATTGGGTGCAGCTCATATCCACTTCAACACTCGGTTCGGTGAATGGGAAAAAGCTCGGACGGAAACGCACTTTCGTCTGTTTGCCGAAAACGGTTTGCAAAAATGCTGTCAGTGTGCCGCGCAAATCAGCCATGGTGATATGTTTGTCAACAACCAATCCCTCGATTTGGTGGAACATGGGGGTATGGGTGAGGTCGGAATCGCGGCGGTACACTTTTCCCGGAGCGATAATGGCGAGCGGCGGTTTATTCTTGAGCATGGTACGGACCTGCATGGTCGAAGTATGGGTACGCAGAACCACTTTGTCCTGAATATAGAGTGTGTCCTGCATGTCGCGGGCGGGGTGTTCAGGAGGCATATTCAACGCTTCAAAACAATGAAAATCGGTGTCGACTTCCGGACCAGTGACAATTTGATAACCCATATTTTGAAAAACGGAAGTCACTTCCTCCATGGCGCGGGTGATCGGGTGCAGTGAACCTTGCCACGGTTTTCTGCCGGGGAGCGTCGCATCGAAATTTGCGAGCAAAGCCGCTTCTTTTTCTTGTTCCATGGATATCCTGCGTTCTTCAAGCATGGCGGTCAGTTTGTTTTTCACAGCATTCGCAGCTTGTCCGAAAGCGGGACGTTCTTCAGGGGAAAGTTCCGGCAAGCGTGACATGATTTGAGCCAAATGTCCTTTTCTGCCAAGAAAATTCACCCGCTGCGCCTCAAGCTCCTGCAGGCTGCTTATTGCGGCAAGAGCTTTTTCCAATTC
This window encodes:
- the pheT gene encoding phenylalanine--tRNA ligase subunit beta codes for the protein MLLSLNWLREFVPYAGSAEELGERLTMLGLELEEIVHPFHEIREMVLGRVLTCEDHPDSDHLHVCSVDLGGEEPVTIVCGAPNVAKGQLVVVAPVGSTMPGGFQIKKAKLRGVPSNGMICSEREMGLSDDHSGILVLPETDRHGNPFKVGSSFVKAMEMDTEVLDLSITPNRADCLSVLGIARLVAAAYGLPLTPPEFKLEEHGADCSGEYAIEIKNPDFCPCYCGRVLENCTTEKSPYWIRYRLHAAGLRPISNLVDVTNYILMELGQPLHAFDADTLKGGKIIIQSAKEGQKFTTLDGQERTLKESDGLICDAENAIALAGVMGGLDTEISSTSKNVFLECALFKPASIRRTARRLGLNSDASYRFERGVDHEGMAYALDKAAYLMQTYAKGTVRKGICKAEPKPFSPARISFRPSRPEFILGMPISEDFCEKTLLALDCKIEKTSKEEWTVYAPGRRYDLTREADLVEEIAIFNGIDNMPSTLPKLSHTLEHCGKTEGQHHFIMRAKHFLAGLGMNEAINYSFVGNNDLDMLNLPKEDRVNIINPLSAEQDVLKTHLAAGILQSVRENIAHGALGLRLFEIARTFHKDEQSETTVKERLHLIFALYGNRFDNAWGNGEEETDYTDLRGFVDHFVADFLHLEAMRVQKLSSHPYLSPAVELSTDNGQVVGIMGRVQKNIAEEYYAKKSIWIADLELDTLEELSRGKKPHFTPLPVYPAVRRDMTFICPQEMPVKTVLDAICQSKGKFFTGAELRDLYIPKDSNERNLTFRLTFQSLDKTLEDKEVDKEREKIAQAVMKALNIRM
- the pheS gene encoding phenylalanine--tRNA ligase subunit alpha is translated as MDIQSQLGNLANELEKALAAISSLQELEAQRVNFLGRKGHLAQIMSRLPELSPEERPAFGQAANAVKNKLTAMLEERRISMEQEKEAALLANFDATLPGRKPWQGSLHPITRAMEEVTSVFQNMGYQIVTGPEVDTDFHCFEALNMPPEHPARDMQDTLYIQDKVVLRTHTSTMQVRTMLKNKPPLAIIAPGKVYRRDSDLTHTPMFHQIEGLVVDKHITMADLRGTLTAFLQTVFGKQTKVRFRPSFFPFTEPSVEVDMSCTQCAGKGHLADGSPCRICKTTGWLEILGAGMVDPAVFESVGYDPKEITGFAFGLGVERIAMLKYGITDLRINFENDMRYLSQFTGA